One Numida meleagris isolate 19003 breed g44 Domestic line chromosome 6, NumMel1.0, whole genome shotgun sequence genomic region harbors:
- the ZC2HC1C gene encoding zinc finger C2HC domain-containing protein 1C encodes MAELQVALFPRVDSVVAAATLPVTDSYDSEVSVHQSPLEHLKNSCQREFLQDKEESLKNPYARKSRSYSYSLSAENIQHSSRHGGSSSAGLQSKHLASQAKTRPSKSVAKRKEGVDRSYPLKPIFHHNTRSLPAVNTGQLVSSPYMEEALNSRTSSKSKGRHLPGKPQLAAMLPPWTAEPKQSDSYLYKRDLAYILRLEADGQTLEEQIRKKEALLREKLRRTKEELRRIQREKELMEAEERRAREVERTNRQKATWHPGEENIRVTIRMGEGDFSGEQSAEVTVPKTGTTLHPQELAMGKLKKERLVASNNKIRDRKPVQCLASCSELALKHAPSPPALSDCGNSLSAEMLYMQAASPPEQVELGQCSFCGRKFLCTRLKKHMSVCSKNQGSKRKTFDSSKARARGTDLEEFQQWKSSERPQNKPPRRNNWRQNHEAFIQTLRQARQVQQVLSKGGKVSDLPPLPPIENPDYTACPYCRRRFAPRVAERHIPKCKNIKNRPPSPSQRRRC; translated from the exons atggctgagctgcaggtggCTTTGTTTCCACGTGTGGATTCTGTGGTGGCAGCTGCTACGCTCCCAGTGACAGACAGTTATGATTCTGAAGTCTCAGTACATCAATCCCCTCTGGAACACCTAAAGAACAGTTGTCAGCGTGAATTCCTACAAGACAAAGAGGAAAGCCTGAAGAATCCCTATGCCCGAAAGAGCCGAAGTTATTCATattctctttctgcagaaaacattcaGCATAGCTCCCGGCATGGAGGCTCCAGCTCAGCTGGGCTGCAAAGCAAGCATCTTGCCAGCCAGGCCAAGACTCGTCCCTCTAAATCAGTAGCCAAACGGAAAGAAGGAGTGGATCGTTCCTATCCTCTGAAACCAATTTTTCACCACAACACTAGGAGCCTTCCTGCAGTCAACACAGGACAGCTCGTAAGTTCCCCATACATGGAGGAAGCTCTAAATAGTAGGACTAGCTCAAAGAGCAAAGGCAGGCATCTGCCAGGGAAGCCTCAGCTAGCTGCAATGCTCCCTCCTTGGACAGCAGAGCCTAAACAGTCAGATTCCTATCTATACAAGAGAGATCTGGCTTATATCCTAAGGCTGGAGGCAGATGGACAGACCCTGGAAGAGCAAATCCGAAAGAAAGAGGCTCTCCTCAGAGAGAAGCTGAGGAGAACAAAGGAAGAGCTTAGAAGGATTCAAAGAGAGAAGGAGCTGAtggaggcagaggagagaagagCCAGAGAAGTGGAGAGGACTAACAGGCAAAAGGCCACGTGGCACCCTGGAGAGGAAAATATAAGAGTTACCATCAGGATGGGTGAGGGGGACTTCAGTGGGGAGCAGTCTGCAGAGGTCACTGTCCCAAAGACTGGCACTACTCTCCATCCCCAAGAGCTGGCTATGGGGAAACTGAAGAAGGAGCGGTTGGTGgccagcaacaacaaaattcGAGACCGCAAACCTGTGCAGTGTTTAGCCTCATGCTCAGAGCTGGCCTTAAAACATGCCCCTTCTCCCCCTGCCCTTTCAGACTGTGGCAACAGCCTGTCTGCAGAGATGCTGTACATGCAGGCTGCCAGCCCCCCAGAGCAGGTGGAACTTGGGCAGTGCAGCTTCTGTGGCCGCAAGTTTCTCTGCACCAGGCTCAAGAAACACATGAGTGTCTGCAGCAAGAACCAGGgctcaaagaggaaaacatttgaCTCCAGCAAGGCCAGAGCCAGGGGCACAGACCTGGAagagtttcagcagtggaagAGCTCAGAGAGACCTCAG AATAAGCCACCCAGAAGGAACAACTGGAGGCAGAACCATGAGGCTTTCATCCAGACCCTGCGCCAGGCCCGGCAGGTGCAGCAAGTGCTGTCCAAGGGAGGGAAGGTGTCTGACCTGCCTCCGCTGCCTCCCATTGAAAATCCAGACTACACTGCCTGCCCCTACTGCAGACGCCGCTTTGCACCCCGAGTAGCTGAGAGACACATTCCCAAATGCAAAAACATCAAGAATAGACCCCCATCCCCCTCACAGAGGAGACGCTGCTGA